A region of Pempheris klunzingeri isolate RE-2024b chromosome 15, fPemKlu1.hap1, whole genome shotgun sequence DNA encodes the following proteins:
- the opn4.1 gene encoding melanopsin-like yields MSNPVPSQTASLCALGGNCTSLLNDHRLHSRTPKLLHLPGHAPTQPSPLQPRQFPTVDVPDHAHYIIGSVILLVGVTGMLGNALVIYVFCRSRTLRSPSNLLVVNLAAADLLMSLTQSPVFFVASLHRRWVFGELACELYAFCGALFGITSMMTLTAIAVDRCLAITQPLALLGGVSRGRVLAVLAGVWLYSLGWSLPPFFGWSAYVPEGLQTSCSWDYMSFTATVRAYTILLFAFVFFIPLGLIAGCYFAIFRAVQRAGQEVAQLNCGETNKAYERLRSEWRLAKVALGVILLFIISWSPYSVVALTATAGYAHLLTPYMNSVPAVIAKASAIHNPIIYAITHPKYRAAIGRLVPLLRPVLRLQEKDLRSSFSSSGASSRRATLTSQSSPGVRYGAGIRASGRWGKNRLSSASDSESCWTESEADCSSAGSTAFTRHVSTDITANTSNADPALVCQQRAPPAELDSPDGGTAAEAKPLLPV; encoded by the coding sequence ATGAGTAATCCTGTCCCGAGCCAGACGGCATCTCTCTGTGCTCTGGGAGGAAACTGCACCTCCCTCCTAAATGACCACCGCCTTCACAGCAGGACGCCGAAGCTCCTTCACCTGCCTGGCCACGCCCCCACACAGCCCAGCCCCCTGCAACCTCGCCAATTCCCCACCGTGGACGTCCCTGATCACGCCCACTACATCATTGGCTCGGTCATCCTGTTGGTGGGGGTGacaggcatgctgggaaatgcTCTGGTCATCTATGTGTTTTGTCGCAGTCGAACACTGCGGTCGCCCAGCAACCTGCTGGTGGTCAACCTGGCGGCCGCAGACCTCCTGATGTCTCTGACACAGTCTCCGGTCTTCTTCGTGGCCAGCCTTCACCGCCGCTGGGTGTTTGGGGAGCTCGCCTGCGAGCTGTACGCCTTTTGTGGCGCGCTGTTCGGCATCACCTCCATGATGACTCTGACGGCCATCGCGGTGGACCGCTGCCTGGCCATCACACAGCCTCTGGCGCTGCTGGGCGGTGTGAGTCGTGGCCGGGTGTTGGCGGTGCTGGCAGGGGTGTGGTTGTACTCTCTGGGCTGGAGCCTGCCGCCGTTCTTTGGGTGGAGTGCCTATGTCCCCGAAGGCCTGCAGACGTCCTGCAGCTGGGACTACATGAGCTTCACCGCCACCGTGCGCGCCTACACCATCCTGCTGTTCGCCTTCGTCTTCTTCATCCCACTTGGCCTGATCGCTGGCTGCTACTTTGCCATCTTCCGAGCGGTGCAGCGGGCGGGTCAGGAGGTGGCACAGCTGAACTGTGGTGAGACCAACAAGGCGTATGAGCGTCTGCGCAGTGAATGGCGGTTGGCTAAAGTGGCTCTGGGAGTGatcctgctcttcatcatcTCCTGGTCGCCATATTCTGTGGTCGCTCTGACTGCGACAGCGGGCTATGCCCACCTTCTGACGCCTTACATGAACTCGGTCCCTGCCGTCATTGCCAAGGCCTCCGCCATCCACAACCCCATCATCTACGCCATCACGCACCCAAAGTACCGTGCCGCCATTGGCCGCCTTGTCCCGCTGCTGCGTCCTGTGCTGAGACTGCAGGAGAAGGACCTGCGCTCGTCTTTCAGCTCCAGTGGCGCCTCGTCTCGTCGTGCCACACTCACCAGTCAGAGCTCCCCAGGGGTCCGGTACGGTGCTGGCATCCGGGCCAGTGGTCGCTGGGGGAAGAACCGGCTGTCCTCGGCGTCCGACAGTGAGTCCTGCTGGACAGAGAGCGAGGCCGACTGCTCCAGCGCCGGGTCAACAGCCTTCACCCGACATGTGTCCACTGACATCACTGCAAACACCAGCAATGCTGACCCCGCCCTCGTCTGCCAACAGAGGGCACCACCTGCAGAACTGGACTCACCTGACGGGGGCACCGCAGCAGAAGCTAAACCTCTGCTTCCTGTATGA
- the LOC139214586 gene encoding protein disulfide-isomerase tmx3a-like: protein MSATRNAVLLSALIVLVLPGDAFVEELDDNFMESRSADDVWLIKFYAPWCSFCKQLDPVWHQIGSELKSLGSPVNVGKADGTVSTGLAREFKVRGYPAIFMLKKDVKYTYSGPRTKDGIMDFANRVGGPLVRSLRSLQLFQNAMSHHDIMFVYVGASSPLKGNFTSAAEELIVHTYFFSTTRDVLPKAVSIPSLPAVVVFKDGTFFTFSEERDGNLKSWINRERFPHYSKLDSYSLYATGESGKLVVLALVDDGLCDDGLRYKHLVEKVSAEHRDAYSRDFIFGYMEDSEYLNGLVMGEVAVPSFIVVNLSIDAYFLPPGTVETERHLLDFLDGILDGSIPSQGGNSIGQRVQRVFYDIWVTLTLVFSQAPLLGCFLVILPLATVTVSCYLCCKNRRSMSDDDDDAAASAPSLQNRQKRAHKKSD from the exons ATGTCGGCCACGAGGAACGCGGTCCTGCTCTCAG CGCTGATTGTCCTCGTCTTGCCGGGGGACGCCTTCGTGGAGGAGCTGGACGACAA cttCATGGAGTCGAGATCAGCCGATGACGTCTGGCTCATTAAA TTTTACGCCCCCTGGTGTTCCTTCTGTAAGCAGCTGGATCCTGTTTGGCATCAGATCGGATCAGAACTGAAGAGTCTCGGCTCTCCGGTCAACGTCGGCAAAGCGGACGGCACCGTCAGCACCG GTTTGGCGAGAGAGTTCAAGGTCAGAGGTTATCCAGCCATCTTCAT GTTGAAGAAAGATGTGAAATATACTTATTCAGGACCGAGGACCAAAGATGGAATCATGGACTTCGCTAATCGAGTCGGAGG GCCGTTGGTTCGATCTCTGAGGAGTCTGCAGCTCTTCCAAAACGCCATGAGCCACCATGACATCATGTTTGTTTACGTTGGCGCCTCATCACCACttaag GGAAACTTCACGTCAGCAGCAGAAGAGCTGATTGTTCACACCTACTTCTTCTCTACGACCAGAGACGTCCTGCCCAAG GCCGTGTCCATCCCTTCGCTGCCTGCCGTCGTGGTTTTTAAAGATGGAACCTTCTTCACCTTCAGTG AGGAACGTGACGGCAATCTGAAGTCGTGGATCAACAGAGAACGTTTCCCTCACTACTCAAAGCTGGACAGCTACAGTCTGTACGCCACAGGGGAGTCAG GTAAACTGGTTGTGCTGGCGCTGGTGGACGATGGCCTGTGTGACGACGGGCTGAG gTATAAACATCTGGTGGAGAAAGTTTCTGCAGAACACAGAGACGCCTAcagcag agaCTTCATCTTTGGCTATATGGAGGACAGTGAGTACCTTAATGGCCTTGTGATGGG ggaGGTGGCGGTGCCCTCCTTCATCGTGGTTAATCTGTCCATTGACGCCTACTTCCTGCCACCGGGCACCGTGGAGACggagcgccacctgctggactTCCTGGACGGGATTCTGGACGGCAGCATCCCG AGTCAGGGAGGAAACAGCATCGGTCAGCGTGTCCAACGCGTCTTTTACGACATCTGGGTAACCCTGACG CTGGTTTTCAGCCAGGCTCCGCTGCTCGGCTGCTTCCTGGTCATCTTACCGCTCGCCACTGTCACCGTGTCCTGCTACCTCTGCTGTAAGAACAGACGCAGCATGAGTGACGACGATGACGATGCCGCGGCATCAGCTCCGTCTCTGCAGAACCGCCAAAAACGGGCCCACAAAAAGTCTGACTGA